A genomic stretch from Chitinophaga agri includes:
- the rimM gene encoding ribosome maturation factor RimM (Essential for efficient processing of 16S rRNA), whose protein sequence is MNNYFSIGKLASVFGLQGEFILKHSLGKRNALQGVEAIFLEERKNSFIPYFVQKVSVKDHEHVFIKLEGIDTKEDARKLIQTQVYLLEEDFKKQTSSSSPLSMLGFLVKDKQQGELGVIEEVIEMPMQVLVKVTFREKEMLLPLNEQSLVKVDKKQQIVHLDLPEGLLDIYMD, encoded by the coding sequence ATGAATAATTACTTCAGCATAGGGAAACTGGCATCAGTATTTGGTTTACAGGGTGAATTTATTCTCAAACACAGTTTGGGAAAAAGGAACGCCCTGCAGGGGGTAGAAGCTATCTTCCTGGAGGAACGGAAAAACAGCTTTATTCCTTATTTCGTACAGAAAGTCAGTGTGAAGGACCATGAACATGTGTTTATCAAACTGGAAGGAATAGATACAAAGGAAGATGCCCGTAAGCTGATACAGACCCAGGTCTACCTGTTAGAAGAAGATTTCAAGAAACAGACATCCTCATCCTCTCCACTATCTATGCTCGGTTTTCTTGTAAAAGATAAACAGCAGGGAGAACTTGGAGTGATCGAAGAAGTGATCGAAATGCCAATGCAGGTGCTGGTCAAGGTGACCTTCAGAGAGAAGGAAATGCTGTTGCCGCTAAATGAGCAGTCGCTTGTGAAAGTGGATAAAAAACAGCAGATCGTACATCTGGACCTGCCTGAAGGATTGCTGGACATTTACATGGACTAG
- the rplS gene encoding 50S ribosomal protein L19 encodes MNAISFVHEQLSGKKSYPKFKAGDNVTVNYKIVEGSKERIQSFKGDVLKIQGTGATVTFTVRKISDGVGVERVFPLLSPHIDGIVLNKVGKVRRARLFYLRERAGKAARIKEKRV; translated from the coding sequence ATGAACGCTATTTCTTTTGTTCACGAGCAACTGTCAGGTAAGAAATCATACCCGAAGTTTAAGGCCGGTGATAACGTCACTGTAAACTATAAAATTGTTGAAGGTAGCAAGGAAAGAATCCAGTCCTTCAAAGGTGATGTATTGAAAATCCAGGGAACTGGTGCTACTGTAACTTTTACAGTTAGAAAGATTTCTGATGGTGTTGGTGTAGAAAGGGTGTTCCCTCTGCTGTCTCCACACATTGATGGAATCGTCCTGAATAAGGTTGGTAAAGTTAGAAGGGCAAGACTGTTCTACCTGCGTGAGCGCGCTGGTAAAGCTGCCCGTATCAAAGAGAAAAGGGTTTAG
- a CDS encoding cation:proton antiporter has translation MNKRLLLYPLVIGFFGCLIWFIISKGSHLTTDGTTPASAQITADAASSAKTVTASSPAESVWTSMVHNVQHPLALLLLQVILILVTARVFGWLANKIGQPSVVGEIVAGICLGPSLFGMVLPATSTFVFPAEGFKNLQFLSQIGLAFFMFVVGMELDTHKMKNKAHDAVMISHASIIFPFFLGVWLAYYMYAQFAPANVNFLSFALFMGIAMSITAFPVLARIVQERKLSNTPLGMLAITCAAADDVTAWCILAVVIAIVKAGTLWTAALTLALAMVFLVIMLYGLKPWLAKKITHLQQQHKEKSIVAVAFMTMLFSAWAAEVIGIHALFGAFLAGVIMPAEVSVQKLLTDKLEDVSVLLLLPIFFVFTGLRTQIGLLGQGHLWAVFGMIMLVAVGGKLGGSAITAKLMGQSWIDSLGIGALMNTRGLMELVVLNMGYDLGILSPEIFAMMVLMALATTFMTGPLLDIVKKVEESHLHTSQLG, from the coding sequence ATGAATAAGAGACTGTTGCTTTACCCGCTTGTTATAGGCTTTTTCGGCTGCCTGATCTGGTTTATAATTAGTAAGGGTAGTCATCTGACCACAGACGGCACAACACCTGCAAGCGCACAAATCACCGCGGATGCGGCAAGTTCAGCCAAAACAGTAACTGCGAGTTCGCCAGCAGAGAGTGTGTGGACGTCGATGGTGCATAATGTGCAACACCCTCTAGCGTTACTGCTATTACAGGTTATCCTGATATTAGTTACAGCCAGGGTCTTTGGCTGGCTGGCAAATAAAATTGGTCAGCCCTCAGTAGTTGGCGAGATCGTAGCGGGTATCTGTCTCGGACCATCTTTATTTGGAATGGTATTACCGGCAACCAGTACATTTGTTTTTCCCGCAGAAGGCTTTAAAAACCTGCAATTTCTTAGTCAGATAGGTCTTGCCTTCTTCATGTTTGTGGTAGGTATGGAACTAGACACTCATAAGATGAAAAACAAGGCACATGATGCCGTAATGATCAGCCATGCCAGCATCATCTTCCCTTTCTTCCTGGGCGTATGGCTGGCCTATTATATGTATGCACAGTTCGCACCTGCGAATGTGAACTTTCTTTCTTTTGCGCTATTCATGGGTATTGCGATGAGTATTACTGCATTTCCTGTATTAGCGCGCATTGTACAGGAAAGAAAACTGAGTAATACGCCACTGGGTATGCTAGCTATCACTTGTGCTGCAGCTGATGATGTAACAGCATGGTGTATCCTGGCGGTGGTAATTGCTATAGTAAAAGCAGGTACTTTGTGGACAGCAGCACTGACACTCGCACTTGCCATGGTTTTCCTTGTGATCATGCTGTATGGTTTAAAACCATGGCTGGCAAAAAAGATCACACACCTGCAACAACAGCACAAAGAGAAGTCTATTGTGGCAGTAGCGTTTATGACCATGTTATTCTCGGCGTGGGCTGCGGAGGTAATAGGTATACATGCATTATTCGGCGCATTTCTCGCAGGTGTGATCATGCCGGCAGAAGTATCAGTACAAAAACTGCTGACTGATAAACTGGAAGATGTGAGCGTATTGTTATTACTGCCTATCTTCTTTGTATTCACTGGTCTCCGCACACAGATTGGTTTACTCGGCCAGGGACATCTTTGGGCAGTGTTCGGAATGATCATGCTGGTGGCAGTAGGCGGTAAACTGGGAGGTAGCGCTATTACCGCTAAGTTAATGGGGCAGTCCTGGATAGACTCCCTTGGTATAGGGGCGCTGATGAATACAAGAGGACTGATGGAGCTGGTAGTCCTGAACATGGGATATGATCTGGGAATTCTATCTCCAGAGATATTCGCAATGATGGTACTGATGGCATTGGCTACCACATTTATGACAGGTCCACTGCTTGACATCGTAAAAAAGGTAGAAGAAAGCCATTTGCACACAAGTCAGTTAGGTTGA
- a CDS encoding sigma-70 family RNA polymerase sigma factor encodes MRQLKITKSITNRESQSLEKYLQEIGKVDLITPEEEVNLAIRIKQGDQRALEKLTKANLRFVVSVAKQYQNQGLSLSDLINEGNLGLIKAAQRFDETRGFKFISYAVWWIRQSILQALAEQSRIVRLPLNKVGLSNKISKAYSQLEQEFEREPSPDELATILEINTEEVEATLGVAARHVSMDAPFIDGEDNSLLDVLANPNAVNADEELDHHDSLRREIERSLSTLTDRQKDVIILYFGIAVEHPMSLEDIGEKFGLTRERVRQIKDKAITKLRTTSRSKLLRNYLGS; translated from the coding sequence ATGCGCCAACTCAAAATCACAAAATCCATCACCAATAGGGAGTCCCAATCTCTGGAGAAATATTTACAGGAAATTGGGAAAGTGGATTTAATTACGCCGGAGGAAGAGGTGAACCTTGCTATCCGCATTAAGCAAGGGGATCAGAGAGCTCTTGAGAAACTGACGAAAGCAAACCTCCGTTTTGTGGTGTCTGTTGCCAAACAGTATCAGAACCAGGGCCTGTCTCTCAGTGATCTGATCAATGAGGGAAATCTAGGTCTGATCAAAGCAGCACAGCGTTTTGATGAGACGCGCGGTTTCAAGTTCATTTCCTATGCAGTATGGTGGATCCGTCAATCTATCCTGCAGGCACTGGCTGAACAGAGCCGTATTGTAAGGCTGCCACTGAATAAAGTGGGGCTGAGCAACAAGATCAGCAAAGCATACTCTCAGCTGGAACAGGAATTTGAAAGAGAGCCATCTCCTGACGAATTAGCTACCATTCTGGAAATCAATACGGAAGAAGTGGAAGCCACCTTAGGTGTTGCTGCCCGTCACGTGTCTATGGACGCGCCGTTCATTGATGGTGAAGATAATTCACTGCTGGATGTACTGGCTAATCCGAATGCAGTCAACGCAGATGAAGAGCTGGACCACCACGATTCCCTGCGCCGCGAAATAGAGCGTTCTTTATCTACACTTACAGACAGGCAGAAAGACGTGATCATCCTATACTTCGGTATTGCGGTTGAGCATCCTATGTCACTGGAAGATATCGGTGAAAAATTTGGTTTGACCCGGGAAAGGGTTCGTCAAATCAAGGATAAGGCGATCACTAAATTGCGTACTACTTCCCGTAGCAAACTGCTGAGGAATTACCTGGGAAGTTGA
- a CDS encoding lytic transglycosylase domain-containing protein has product MRKIFLLLLLPSLGAVQLRAIGGNSVPKEMVTPYGGPDTTVLNHKVRLPKDTIVVPSATSQTVRKNAQSLPSSISSPKVYEQINNNIVAGYINNFASRYSQHLQVMISRGQPYFVMVEKIFREHGIPEEMKYLAVIESSFNTNARSRVGAVGAWQFMSGTARIFGLSVGKKVDERKDFYKSTVAAAKFLNELYNQFGDWLLVVAAYNCGPGGVQRAMNASGRSDFWGMQYFLPAESRNHVYKFIATGYILDRFNNFFGVGNDGNNTVVSAPVTTNAVALTATELTEEEMFNTVEFNISGKYRLEAIAKKLSMETSELEHLNPDFARMMASPENNYDLRIPKDKMKEFQAEKENILKESLQMMLDDKATAVDKSRFPAPAKVGAPAEARAKKITATATAKNSSTSKATVAKKTTAKGKAKAPTAKKKTVAKKTTAKKPVTKKPVLKKTTLK; this is encoded by the coding sequence ATGAGGAAAATCTTTTTACTACTGCTGTTGCCATCGCTAGGAGCAGTGCAATTGAGAGCGATTGGTGGCAATAGTGTACCTAAAGAGATGGTTACTCCTTATGGGGGACCGGATACTACGGTACTGAACCACAAAGTGCGTTTGCCCAAGGACACGATAGTCGTGCCTTCAGCAACGTCTCAGACTGTGCGTAAAAATGCGCAGAGTCTTCCGTCCAGCATCAGCAGCCCGAAGGTCTATGAACAGATCAACAACAACATCGTAGCTGGATACATCAATAACTTTGCCAGCAGGTATAGCCAACACCTGCAGGTGATGATCTCCAGGGGACAACCTTACTTCGTAATGGTAGAGAAAATCTTCAGGGAACACGGTATTCCCGAAGAAATGAAGTATCTCGCGGTGATTGAATCAAGCTTTAATACCAACGCACGTTCCCGTGTAGGTGCAGTCGGTGCCTGGCAGTTTATGTCTGGTACTGCGCGTATCTTCGGTCTCAGTGTGGGTAAAAAAGTGGACGAAAGGAAGGACTTCTATAAGTCAACTGTGGCAGCCGCTAAGTTCCTGAACGAACTGTACAATCAGTTTGGCGATTGGTTACTCGTGGTAGCTGCTTATAACTGCGGTCCTGGTGGCGTACAACGTGCTATGAACGCAAGCGGTCGCAGCGATTTCTGGGGAATGCAATATTTCCTGCCTGCTGAGTCCCGTAATCACGTATACAAATTCATCGCTACTGGTTACATCCTTGATAGATTTAATAACTTCTTTGGTGTAGGTAATGATGGTAATAATACAGTTGTCAGTGCTCCTGTAACAACCAATGCTGTAGCATTAACTGCGACAGAACTGACAGAAGAAGAAATGTTCAATACAGTTGAATTCAATATCTCCGGCAAATACCGCCTGGAAGCTATTGCAAAGAAACTGAGCATGGAAACTTCCGAACTGGAACATCTCAATCCGGATTTCGCCAGAATGATGGCCAGCCCGGAAAACAACTACGATCTGAGAATTCCTAAAGATAAAATGAAGGAGTTTCAGGCAGAGAAAGAGAACATCCTGAAAGAATCATTACAGATGATGCTGGATGACAAAGCAACTGCTGTTGACAAGTCCCGTTTCCCTGCTCCTGCGAAAGTAGGTGCTCCTGCTGAGGCGAGAGCAAAGAAAATTACGGCTACCGCTACGGCAAAGAACTCTAGTACTTCAAAAGCTACCGTTGCTAAAAAAACAACAGCAAAAGGTAAGGCAAAGGCACCTACCGCTAAAAAGAAAACAGTTGCAAAGAAAACAACTGCTAAAAAACCGGTAACAAAGAAGCCTGTTTTGAAGAAAACAACGCTGAAATAA
- the gatA gene encoding Asp-tRNA(Asn)/Glu-tRNA(Gln) amidotransferase subunit GatA: MSEYSSISAFQEALYAGRTTCTDMVRYYLDRIGQTKHLNAYLEVFEEEALSKAHALDTRIKNGEPVGALAGVVIGIKDVICYKGHKVSAASRILEGFTSLYSATAVERLLEADAIIIGNLNCDEFAMGSTNENSAYGPVLNALDNSRVPGGSSGGSAVAVQADLCMVSLGSDTGGSVRQPADFCGIVGLKPTYGRISRYGLIAYASSFDQIGIFGRNIADVASVLQVTAGPDEYDSTASSEAVPEYQIVHNKSWKIAYLKDALFHPGLDEEMKEGYLRFFEELEAAGDSVTAADFAYLDYVVPAYYVLTTAEASSNLSRFDGVKYGHRTSLKNLELADFYKKSRSEGFGKEVKRRILLGTFVLSAGYYDAYFAKAQQVRRLVVDKLNEILSEYDAIIMPTVPSTAFKIGEKTNDPIAMYLADIYTVLANLAGVPAISVPLQRHSNGMPYGVQIITKQFSEANLLSIAEHAMQLRQVTPV, encoded by the coding sequence TTGTCTGAATACAGCAGTATATCGGCTTTTCAAGAAGCATTATACGCCGGCAGAACAACCTGTACGGATATGGTACGGTATTACCTCGACCGTATCGGACAGACAAAACACCTGAATGCTTATCTGGAAGTTTTTGAAGAGGAAGCCCTTTCGAAAGCGCATGCACTGGATACCCGTATAAAAAACGGAGAACCTGTGGGAGCGCTAGCGGGCGTTGTAATAGGCATTAAGGATGTTATCTGTTATAAAGGACATAAAGTAAGCGCCGCTTCTCGCATACTGGAGGGATTCACTTCCCTGTATTCTGCCACCGCTGTTGAAAGGCTACTGGAGGCAGATGCCATTATTATTGGTAATCTCAATTGCGACGAGTTCGCTATGGGGTCTACGAATGAGAACTCCGCTTACGGTCCGGTGTTGAATGCGTTGGACAATTCCCGTGTACCAGGCGGGTCATCTGGCGGGTCCGCTGTCGCTGTACAGGCCGACCTGTGTATGGTTAGCCTCGGTAGTGATACGGGTGGGTCTGTAAGGCAACCTGCTGATTTCTGTGGGATTGTGGGACTGAAACCAACCTATGGCAGGATTTCCCGCTACGGATTGATCGCTTACGCCTCTTCCTTTGACCAGATCGGGATTTTTGGCAGGAATATTGCAGATGTGGCGTCGGTGCTGCAAGTCACAGCAGGACCGGACGAGTATGATAGTACCGCTTCCAGCGAAGCAGTACCTGAATACCAGATCGTACACAATAAATCCTGGAAAATAGCGTATCTAAAGGACGCGTTGTTTCACCCCGGCCTCGATGAGGAAATGAAGGAAGGTTATCTCCGCTTTTTTGAAGAGCTGGAAGCTGCAGGTGACAGTGTTACAGCAGCTGATTTCGCTTATCTGGATTATGTAGTGCCCGCATATTACGTGCTTACCACTGCAGAAGCGTCATCAAATCTTTCAAGATTTGATGGTGTTAAATACGGACATAGAACTTCGTTAAAGAACCTCGAACTGGCAGACTTTTATAAGAAGAGCCGGTCAGAAGGTTTTGGAAAAGAAGTAAAACGACGTATATTACTGGGAACTTTTGTACTTAGTGCAGGTTACTATGATGCCTATTTTGCTAAAGCCCAACAAGTTAGACGATTGGTGGTCGATAAGCTGAATGAAATTCTTTCAGAATACGACGCCATAATAATGCCAACAGTGCCGTCTACCGCCTTCAAAATCGGAGAAAAAACAAATGATCCGATAGCTATGTACCTGGCCGATATTTATACGGTACTGGCTAATCTGGCAGGGGTTCCGGCAATTTCCGTACCTTTGCAGCGGCATTCAAATGGGATGCCATATGGTGTACAGATCATCACAAAGCAATTTAGCGAAGCAAACCTGTTAAGTATTGCGGAACACGCGATGCAGTTACGACAGGTTACTCCTGTTTAA
- a CDS encoding Sec-independent protein translocase subunit TatA/TatB: MTELLLIALVVLLLFGGKKIPELMRGLGKGIREFNDAKNNVRKEIEDGMKDQPATTDSKNA; encoded by the coding sequence ATGACAGAATTACTCTTGATCGCTCTGGTTGTATTGCTGCTGTTTGGTGGTAAGAAAATTCCAGAACTGATGCGTGGCCTTGGTAAAGGTATCCGCGAGTTCAACGACGCGAAGAACAACGTGCGTAAAGAGATCGAAGATGGCATGAAAGATCAGCCAGCTACGACTGACAGCAAGAATGCCTAA
- the rpsP gene encoding 30S ribosomal protein S16: MPVKIRLQRHGAKKRPFYFIVVADARAPRDGKFIQKIGTYNPLTVPASINIDTDKALRWLQKGAQPTDTVRRILSFKGVLYLKHLLRGVKLGLFDEPTAFQKFEQWQAEHEQKVAARRDSHKKARVAAPIVRRVEDTPAQSEGGEA, translated from the coding sequence ATGCCAGTAAAAATCAGACTGCAACGTCATGGCGCTAAGAAGAGACCTTTTTATTTTATAGTAGTAGCCGATGCTCGCGCGCCAAGAGATGGTAAATTCATCCAGAAAATCGGTACTTACAATCCACTGACTGTGCCTGCTTCTATCAACATTGATACAGACAAAGCACTGCGTTGGTTACAGAAAGGTGCTCAGCCTACAGATACAGTAAGAAGAATCCTGTCTTTCAAAGGTGTTCTTTATCTGAAACACCTGTTAAGAGGTGTGAAACTGGGTCTGTTCGACGAGCCTACCGCTTTCCAGAAATTCGAACAATGGCAGGCTGAACACGAGCAGAAAGTTGCTGCCCGTCGTGATAGCCACAAGAAAGCAAGAGTTGCTGCTCCAATCGTGAGAAGAGTTGAAGATACTCCAGCTCAGTCAGAAGGAGGCGAAGCATAA
- the ffh gene encoding signal recognition particle protein: protein MFESLSERLDSAFKQLKGEGRISEINVASTVKEIRRALVDADVNYKIAKDFTDRVREKALGEKVITAISPGQLMVKIVKDELVELMGGTEAELDIKSTPSVILIAGLQGSGKTTFSGKLANFLKSKKGKKPLLVAADIYRPAAIDQLKVLGEQIGVEVYNEPENKDAVNIAQNALAHAKQNGNNIIIIDTAGRLAVDEVMMTEVANVKAAVKPNEILFVVDSMTGQDAVNTAKAFNERLDFTGVVLTKLDGDTRGGAALTIKYTVEKPIKFVSMGEKLDTLDVFYPERMAQRILGMGDITTLVERAQAQFDEEQAKKLEKKIRQNQFDFEDFREQLQQIKKMGNLKDLMAMIPGVGKAIKDIDISDDAFKGIEAMIGSMTPYERNNPDIIDGSRRKRIAKGAGKDIQDVNQFMKQFDQMRQMMKMMNKFGASGKGLRALGR from the coding sequence ATGTTCGAATCATTATCAGAGCGGCTCGACTCGGCGTTTAAACAACTGAAAGGCGAAGGCCGTATCAGTGAAATCAATGTGGCCTCTACGGTGAAAGAAATTCGCCGTGCGCTGGTGGATGCTGACGTAAACTATAAAATTGCGAAAGACTTTACTGATCGCGTAAGGGAAAAGGCCCTGGGTGAAAAGGTAATTACTGCCATTTCTCCCGGACAGTTGATGGTGAAGATCGTAAAAGACGAGCTGGTAGAACTGATGGGTGGTACTGAGGCTGAACTGGACATCAAGTCCACACCTTCTGTCATCCTGATCGCAGGTTTGCAGGGGTCCGGTAAGACTACGTTTTCCGGTAAACTGGCGAATTTCCTCAAATCCAAGAAAGGGAAGAAGCCACTCCTGGTAGCAGCAGATATTTACCGTCCGGCAGCGATCGACCAGTTGAAAGTATTGGGAGAGCAGATCGGAGTAGAAGTATATAATGAGCCGGAGAACAAAGATGCGGTGAATATCGCTCAGAATGCGCTGGCGCATGCAAAACAAAATGGTAATAATATCATTATTATAGATACCGCTGGTCGTCTAGCTGTTGATGAAGTGATGATGACCGAGGTTGCCAACGTGAAAGCAGCAGTAAAGCCTAACGAGATCCTCTTCGTAGTGGATTCCATGACAGGGCAGGATGCTGTGAACACAGCGAAAGCGTTCAACGAACGTCTGGACTTCACTGGTGTGGTACTGACCAAACTGGATGGTGACACCCGTGGTGGTGCCGCACTGACTATCAAATACACGGTAGAAAAGCCCATTAAGTTCGTGAGCATGGGTGAAAAGCTGGATACGCTCGATGTATTCTATCCAGAGCGTATGGCACAGCGTATCCTGGGGATGGGTGACATCACCACCCTGGTAGAACGTGCCCAGGCCCAGTTCGATGAGGAGCAGGCTAAGAAACTGGAAAAGAAGATCCGTCAGAACCAGTTTGACTTTGAAGACTTCCGTGAGCAGCTTCAGCAGATCAAAAAGATGGGTAACCTGAAAGATCTGATGGCGATGATCCCTGGAGTTGGTAAAGCAATTAAAGATATCGACATCAGTGATGATGCATTTAAGGGCATTGAGGCGATGATCGGTTCCATGACGCCATATGAGCGTAATAATCCGGATATTATCGACGGTAGCCGTCGCAAGCGTATTGCAAAAGGTGCTGGAAAGGATATTCAGGATGTGAACCAGTTCATGAAGCAGTTTGACCAGATGCGTCAGATGATGAAGATGATGAACAAGTTTGGAGCTAGTGGTAAGGGTTTAAGAGCTTTAGGGAGATAA
- the trmD gene encoding tRNA (guanosine(37)-N1)-methyltransferase TrmD yields MRIDIITVQPGLLESPFSHSILKRAQTKGLLEVHTHNLRDYSNLKHKQVDDYQFGGGAGMVMMLEPVVNAIESLQAQRQYDEVIYLTPDGETLNQKIANQLSLKGNLLLLCGHYKGIDERIRTHFVTKEISIGDYVLSGGELAAAVLVDSIGRLIPGVLNDETSALLDSFQDNLLAPPVYTRPEEFRGWKVPDVLLSGDHKKIDIWRHDQALERTKERRPDLL; encoded by the coding sequence ATGAGAATAGATATCATTACGGTACAGCCAGGATTACTGGAAAGTCCTTTTTCACACTCGATACTGAAAAGGGCACAGACCAAGGGATTGCTGGAGGTGCATACCCATAATCTGCGGGATTATTCCAACCTTAAGCATAAACAGGTAGATGACTATCAGTTTGGCGGAGGTGCAGGTATGGTCATGATGCTGGAGCCCGTAGTGAATGCTATTGAAAGCCTGCAGGCCCAGAGACAATATGATGAAGTGATCTATCTGACGCCCGACGGGGAAACCCTGAATCAGAAGATTGCTAATCAGCTGTCATTGAAAGGCAATCTGCTGCTACTGTGCGGTCACTATAAAGGTATAGACGAGCGCATCCGTACACATTTCGTTACAAAAGAGATCTCGATCGGGGATTATGTATTGTCGGGAGGGGAGCTGGCGGCAGCAGTGCTGGTAGATTCTATCGGCAGACTGATACCCGGGGTACTGAATGATGAGACTTCGGCATTATTGGACTCATTTCAGGACAATCTGCTGGCACCACCAGTATATACCCGTCCGGAGGAGTTCAGGGGCTGGAAGGTACCTGATGTGCTGTTAAGCGGTGATCATAAGAAAATTGATATCTGGAGACACGACCAGGCGCTGGAGCGCACAAAGGAACGTCGTCCGGACTTGTTATAA
- a CDS encoding START-like domain-containing protein: protein MSKKVQYELEYPVRCSPSILYEFLSTPAGLQEWFADKVDYRDSVFSFSWNGSTEEAEVLEQEEDEFIRLHWKHAPKEEFFEFSIRISEVTNETILVVKDFAEKKEIADQSQLWDYQVKDLFHRIGN, encoded by the coding sequence ATGTCTAAGAAAGTGCAATATGAGTTGGAATATCCGGTACGGTGCTCACCCAGTATCTTATACGAATTCCTTTCCACACCAGCCGGTTTGCAGGAGTGGTTCGCAGATAAAGTAGATTACAGGGACAGTGTTTTCTCCTTTTCATGGAATGGTTCCACCGAAGAAGCAGAAGTGCTGGAACAGGAAGAAGACGAGTTTATCCGTTTACATTGGAAACATGCTCCCAAAGAGGAATTCTTCGAATTCAGCATAAGGATCTCCGAAGTGACCAATGAAACGATTCTCGTGGTTAAAGATTTTGCAGAAAAGAAAGAGATTGCTGACCAGAGCCAGTTATGGGACTACCAGGTGAAAGACCTGTTCCACAGAATCGGTAACTAA